A DNA window from Trichosurus vulpecula isolate mTriVul1 chromosome 2, mTriVul1.pri, whole genome shotgun sequence contains the following coding sequences:
- the LOC118837568 gene encoding zinc finger protein 2 homolog, translated as MAPGSQRPSSQELVTFKDVFVEFTKEEWGLLDHSQKELYKEVMMENIQNMLSLDLETSLEVNEVTRSLGIFLEKCDLHRFMNDGPWDFKWREICDSDLNLDKNPKSEYEFDETGKRFSQSCILNQCKKMTSGNESVQESEYSKCFIEHVELFQSHEKAPEMPVYLGNQWEMAWNWSSDLMRHQKSDTGEMLCVSNKDEGLSQNSKLITHQQIPITKESDEYNECEAALSHHSSLPCQLRFHPGMKSYACAQCGEASRWDSNPDRSHKIHTGGKFYECHECGKAFCHRSLIIRHQRIHTGEKPYECNLCGKGFTEKRTLAAHQRVHTGEKPFECNQCGKTFIDRYRLAAHQRIHTGEKPYECNLCGKGFTGQGNLAAHHRIHTGEKPFECNYCGKAFTQRSNLTTHQRIHTGEKPYECNLCGKAFSERGSLAAHQRIHTGEKPFECNLCAKAFKDRSNLVVHQKIHSGEKPFECNQCGKTFRKHAHLVCHQRIHSEEKPFECNHCGKAFKDRHNLAAHQRIHTGEKPFECNHCGKAFTHRGSLFAHQRIHSGEKPFECNHCGKAFIQKGSLLAHQRIHTGEKPFECNHCGKAFTHRGSLLAHERIHTGEKPFECNQCGKAFTQRGSLLAHQKIHSGE; from the coding sequence attTAGAGACCAGCTTGGAAGTAAATGAGGTGACTAGAAGTCTTGGAATTTTTCTGGAAAAATGTGACCTGCATAGATTCATGAATGATGGTCCCTGGGACTTCAAATGGAGAGAAATCTGTGATTCTGATCTCAACTTAGATAAAAATCCAAAGAGTGAATATGAATTTGATGAAACTGGAAAGAGATTCAGTCAATCTTGTATCCTGAATCAGTGTAAGAAAATGACCTCAGGGAATGAGTCTGTTCAGGAGAGTGAATATAGCAAATGCTTTATTGAACATGTAGAGCTTTTTCAGTCCCATGAGAAGGCTCCTGAAATGCCAGTATATCTAGGTAATCAATGGGAAATGGCCTGGAACTGGAGTTCAGACCTCATGAGACATCAGAAAAGTGATACTGGAGAAATGCTTTGTGTAAGTAACAAAGATGAGGGCTTGAGTCAAAACTCTAAGCTCATTACTCATCAGCAAATTCCCATTACAAAGGAGTCtgatgaatataatgaatgtgaAGCAGCCTTATCCCATCATTCATCTCTTCCTTGCCAGCTTAGATTTCACCCTGGAATGAAAAGTTATGCATGTGCTCAGTGTGGGGAGGCCTCTAGGTGGGACTCCAATCCTGATAGATCTCATAAGATTCATACTGGGGGGAAATTTTATGAATgtcatgaatgtgggaaggctttttGCCACAGATCACTCATTATTcgccatcagagaatccacactggagagaaaccttatgaatgtaatctgtGTGGAAAGGGTTTCACAGAGAAGAGGactcttgctgcacatcagagagtccacactggagagaaaccttttgaatgcaatcagtgtggaaagacatTCATAGATAGGTACcgtcttgctgcacatcagagaatccacactggagagaaaccttatgagtgtaATCTATGTGGAAAGGGTTTCACAGGACAGGGCAATCTTGCTGCCCATCacagaattcacactggagagaaaccttttgaatgcaactactgtggaaaggctttcacacagaggAGCAATCTCActacacatcagagaatccacactggagagaaaccttatgaatgtaacttatgtggaaaggctttcagtgaGAGGGGCAGTCTTGctgcccatcagagaatccacactggagagaaaccttttgaatgtaatttaTGTGCAAAGGCTTTCAAAGACAGGTCCAATCTAGTTGTACATCAGAAAattcacagtggagagaaaccttttgaatgtaatcaatgtggaaagactttcagaaagCATGCCCATCTTGTTtgccatcagagaatccacagtgaagagaaaccttttgaatgtaatcactgtggaaaggctttcaaagACAGGCAcaatcttgctgcacatcagagaatccacactggagagaaaccttttgaatgcaatcactgtggaaaagcttttacacacAGGGGTAGTCTTTttgcccatcagagaatccacagtggagagaaaccttttgaatgcaatcactgtggaaaggctttcatacAGAAGGGCAGTCTTTTGgctcatcagagaatccatactggagagaaaccttttgaatgcaatcactgtggaaaggcttttacacacAGGGGCAGTCTTTTGGCCCatgagagaatccacactggagagaaaccttttgaatgcaatcagtgtggaaaggctttcacacagaggGGCAGTCTTTTAGCCcatcagaaaatccacagtggagagtaa